One window from the genome of [Clostridium] celerecrescens 18A encodes:
- a CDS encoding PTS sugar transporter subunit IIA: protein MLKISALINEDLMITDLSAGHKEKCLTDMIALLKADGRIEDEAVFLETVMEREAVGPTGIGMQVAIPHGKSHTVKRPALVFAKSKDGVDFNAPDGSLASLIFLIAVPDTTDDLHLKILAKLARSLMHEEFRSRLLTCKDKKQLFIILEEGVSL from the coding sequence ATGCTAAAAATTTCAGCTTTAATTAATGAGGATTTAATGATCACGGATTTATCAGCAGGTCATAAGGAGAAATGTCTGACTGACATGATTGCCCTGCTAAAGGCAGACGGCCGGATTGAAGACGAAGCGGTCTTTCTGGAGACAGTAATGGAGCGGGAGGCGGTCGGACCTACGGGAATCGGCATGCAGGTGGCAATTCCTCATGGTAAGAGTCACACAGTCAAGAGGCCAGCCCTGGTTTTTGCCAAGAGCAAAGACGGTGTGGATTTCAATGCTCCAGATGGGAGCCTTGCATCTTTGATCTTTTTGATTGCAGTTCCGGACACCACAGACGATCTGCACTTAAAGATATTGGCAAAGCTGGCAAGAAGCCTGATGCATGAAGAATTCAGAAGCCGTTTACTGACATGTAAGGATAAAAAACAACTGTTCATTATTTTAGAAGAGGGGGTTTCTTTATGA
- a CDS encoding PTS fructose transporter subunit IIC: MKLVAITSCSTGIAHTYMAAEKLMMEAKVMGHEIKVETQGSIGAENILTAEDIAAADAVLIAANTGVNKERFHGKRLYETNVEDGINKAGEIIEKALASTYIYKNAEAGMDTNAAQNTKQKVSVYKHLMAGVSYMIPFVVAGGICIALSFAFGGIHSEGPIAQAFSMIGGGVCMALMFPILGGFIGHSISDRPGLLPGMVGGMLASTLNAGFLGALIGGFLGGYSALFLKKVIKMPKGLEGLMPVLIVPFLSSVIVGLTMIFIIGTPFKALNVWITEFLNSLSGVNSALLGLILGAMMAVDLAGPIGKAAYFFGVASLTTLSPGETAPVMAAVMASGMVPPLAMALSTIIAKDRYTTDQIESGKTAWILGASFISEGAIPFAAADPVRVLPSVTIGAAVTGALSMIFNCGLAVPHGGAFVFVIPGAVSNLPLYLVAIIAGTIISGVLVSFLKKR, translated from the coding sequence ATGAAATTAGTAGCAATTACTTCCTGCTCCACAGGAATCGCACATACTTATATGGCTGCAGAGAAACTTATGATGGAAGCTAAGGTCATGGGGCACGAGATCAAGGTTGAGACACAAGGGTCCATTGGTGCGGAAAATATACTTACAGCGGAAGACATTGCCGCAGCGGACGCAGTACTTATTGCAGCCAATACCGGTGTCAATAAGGAACGGTTTCATGGAAAACGTCTGTATGAGACCAATGTGGAGGACGGCATCAACAAGGCCGGTGAGATCATTGAGAAGGCACTGGCAAGTACATATATTTACAAGAACGCTGAGGCAGGTATGGACACAAATGCAGCGCAAAATACGAAACAAAAGGTCAGTGTCTACAAACATCTGATGGCAGGTGTTTCCTATATGATTCCCTTTGTTGTGGCGGGAGGCATCTGTATTGCCCTTTCTTTTGCATTCGGCGGCATCCATTCGGAGGGACCGATTGCACAAGCCTTCAGCATGATTGGCGGCGGAGTCTGCATGGCTCTCATGTTCCCGATTCTGGGAGGATTTATCGGACACTCCATCTCAGACCGGCCCGGCCTGCTGCCTGGTATGGTGGGTGGTATGCTAGCCAGCACATTGAATGCGGGATTTTTAGGAGCGCTGATCGGTGGATTTTTAGGCGGATACTCGGCATTATTCTTAAAAAAGGTGATCAAAATGCCAAAGGGCCTGGAAGGCCTGATGCCTGTTTTGATCGTACCGTTTTTGTCGTCTGTAATTGTAGGGCTTACCATGATTTTTATCATCGGCACTCCGTTTAAGGCGCTGAATGTCTGGATCACAGAGTTTTTAAACAGCTTATCCGGTGTGAATTCTGCTCTTCTGGGATTGATTCTTGGGGCAATGATGGCGGTAGATTTAGCCGGGCCCATCGGAAAGGCAGCTTATTTCTTTGGAGTTGCGTCTTTAACGACCTTGTCTCCGGGAGAGACGGCACCGGTTATGGCGGCGGTAATGGCCTCGGGTATGGTTCCTCCGTTAGCGATGGCACTTTCCACCATCATTGCGAAGGATCGCTATACCACGGACCAGATTGAGTCGGGAAAGACGGCCTGGATCTTGGGAGCTTCTTTTATCAGCGAGGGGGCAATCCCCTTTGCGGCAGCCGATCCGGTCCGCGTACTTCCTTCTGTTACCATAGGAGCTGCGGTAACCGGAGCGCTTTCCATGATTTTTAACTGCGGGCTTGCGGTTCCTCATGGCGGAGCCTTTGTATTTGTTATTCCGGGGGCAGTTTCCAATCTGCCGCTCTACCTTGTGGCAATTATCGCAGGAACGATTATATCCGGAGTTTTGGTAAGCTTTTTAAAGAAACGCTGA
- a CDS encoding Gfo/Idh/MocA family oxidoreductase — MRDIINICLIGAGRAGMIHARNFVSRVPYAKMAAVCDPSEAACQAAVKELEISLYYTDYREALNNDEIDAVVVVTPTVFHHEIVIAAANAKKHILCEKPMAMNEKECEEMIDAAKANGVKLQIGFMRRFDDSFVYGKKLVEEGGIGDVVLVKSLTRGPSIPKPWMYDIKKSNGPLAEVNSHDIDTLRWFTKGEFQTVYAVAGNYRCVEAKEEFPDFYDNVILNAKFDNGILGSIDGAQGVGYGYDARVEILGTRGLITLGELKDKSTVIYTKNNGGNMDVVNSWTHLFREAYINEDISFIQAILNDREPEVTGKDGLMAVKVVNAGNESIVTGEIVKL; from the coding sequence ATGAGAGACATAATAAATATCTGTTTGATAGGCGCAGGGCGTGCAGGAATGATTCATGCCAGAAATTTCGTATCCCGAGTACCGTATGCGAAAATGGCTGCAGTCTGTGATCCTTCGGAAGCAGCGTGCCAGGCGGCGGTGAAGGAACTGGAGATTTCACTGTATTATACGGATTATAGGGAAGCACTGAATAATGATGAGATCGATGCCGTAGTCGTTGTCACGCCCACCGTGTTTCATCATGAGATTGTAATAGCGGCAGCGAATGCAAAGAAGCACATTCTCTGCGAAAAGCCAATGGCCATGAATGAGAAAGAGTGCGAGGAGATGATTGATGCCGCAAAGGCAAACGGCGTCAAGCTGCAAATCGGGTTCATGCGGAGATTTGATGACAGCTTCGTCTATGGGAAGAAGCTTGTGGAGGAAGGGGGGATCGGTGATGTGGTGCTTGTTAAATCTCTCACAAGGGGCCCCAGCATACCCAAGCCATGGATGTATGATATTAAAAAGAGCAACGGCCCCCTTGCAGAAGTAAACAGCCATGACATCGACACGCTCCGCTGGTTTACAAAGGGAGAATTTCAAACCGTATACGCGGTGGCGGGGAATTATAGGTGCGTGGAGGCGAAAGAGGAGTTCCCTGATTTTTATGATAACGTCATACTGAATGCAAAGTTTGACAATGGCATTCTGGGAAGCATTGACGGCGCCCAGGGAGTGGGCTATGGATACGATGCGCGCGTGGAAATCCTGGGAACCAGAGGACTGATCACATTAGGGGAGCTAAAGGATAAGTCCACAGTCATTTATACCAAAAATAACGGCGGTAATATGGATGTTGTGAACAGCTGGACCCATCTGTTCCGGGAGGCTTATATCAATGAAGACATCAGCTTTATCCAGGCGATTTTAAATGACCGGGAACCGGAAGTGACAGGGAAGGACGGTTTGATGGCCGTAAAGGTGGTCAATGCAGGAAATGAATCCATTGTCACCGGAGAGATTGTGAAACTGTAA
- a CDS encoding alcohol dehydrogenase catalytic domain-containing protein codes for MKAIRLYGKEDLRLEDVNEPVITEDEVLIKTKSAALCGTDIRMYKNGASGIDKDHPLIIGHEISGIIEQVGKHVRGYRPGMRVAVAPNMGCGTCDSCVSGNTHLCADYQALGINLDGGFAEYVRIPKAAVIQGNIKILEDHMGYDEAAVAEPLSCVYNGQKQAGIHPGDKVLVIGAGPIGLMHGMLAKMQGAGMVMMNDLSAERLAYCKSLYPYMHTIEADSLRETVMRLTKNRGADVIIVACPSGEMQSMAIELAGLFGRVLFFGGLPKDRELVSINSNLIHYKQISIHGSTRASLSQYRKVLDFAADGVIDLKQLVTHVYEIGDYQKAFHEAIKSSGLKHVIRF; via the coding sequence ATGAAAGCGATAAGATTATATGGAAAAGAGGATCTGCGTCTGGAAGACGTAAATGAACCTGTAATAACCGAGGATGAAGTTCTGATAAAGACAAAGAGTGCAGCGCTTTGCGGAACCGATATCCGGATGTACAAAAACGGTGCATCAGGAATCGATAAAGATCATCCGCTGATCATCGGACATGAGATCAGCGGGATCATTGAACAGGTTGGCAAACATGTACGGGGCTATCGCCCCGGAATGAGAGTTGCCGTAGCCCCCAATATGGGCTGCGGAACCTGTGACAGCTGTGTGTCCGGCAATACCCATCTGTGCGCGGATTATCAGGCACTTGGAATCAACTTAGACGGGGGTTTTGCCGAATATGTCAGAATTCCGAAAGCGGCGGTTATCCAGGGAAACATCAAAATACTGGAGGACCACATGGGCTATGACGAAGCGGCTGTGGCAGAACCGCTTTCCTGTGTGTACAACGGACAAAAGCAGGCTGGAATTCATCCCGGGGATAAAGTGCTGGTTATCGGAGCAGGACCGATCGGTCTGATGCATGGAATGCTGGCAAAGATGCAGGGAGCAGGCATGGTCATGATGAATGATCTGTCTGCGGAACGCCTGGCTTACTGTAAGTCTTTGTATCCGTATATGCATACCATAGAGGCAGATTCCCTGCGTGAGACGGTGATGCGTCTGACGAAAAACCGGGGGGCGGACGTGATTATTGTTGCCTGTCCGTCGGGAGAAATGCAGTCCATGGCCATCGAACTGGCAGGCTTGTTCGGCAGAGTTTTGTTCTTTGGAGGCTTGCCAAAAGACCGGGAGCTGGTTTCAATCAATTCAAACCTGATCCACTATAAGCAGATCAGTATCCATGGAAGCACCAGAGCCAGCTTAAGCCAGTACCGCAAAGTCCTGGATTTTGCGGCAGACGGTGTTATCGACTTAAAGCAGCTGGTTACCCATGTCTATGAGATAGGCGATTATCAGAAGGCGTTTCATGAAGCGATAAAATCCAGCGGACTCAAGCATGTGATACGATTTTAA
- a CDS encoding DeoR/GlpR family DNA-binding transcription regulator — MNEKETVFMEERKQMILNLLQETEKVTVAYLSELFNVSGATIRSDLRDLENEKLLLRTHGGAMRISKSAFEIEPQKRGEATECKEAIAREAVKFIDDGDTIAVDTGSTCYAFAKHLGTKKDLRVVTNDLSIAALLDQFEDVTVYFIGGVIRKHYNCTIGSFGTAPFQDLVVDKAIMGTNSFTLAKGATTPDVGQAEMKKLLVSISDKVFILGSSDKIGRNSFVTFAESNQIDVIITDGAISKAYKESIEDSGIELVIAE, encoded by the coding sequence ATGAATGAAAAAGAAACCGTATTTATGGAAGAACGAAAGCAGATGATTTTGAATTTACTGCAGGAGACCGAGAAGGTGACGGTAGCCTATTTAAGTGAACTGTTCAATGTATCAGGTGCAACAATCCGAAGCGATTTAAGAGATCTGGAGAACGAAAAGCTTCTGCTCAGGACCCATGGCGGGGCAATGCGGATATCCAAGTCGGCATTTGAGATAGAGCCTCAAAAGCGGGGAGAAGCTACCGAATGCAAGGAGGCGATAGCCAGGGAGGCAGTAAAGTTCATTGATGACGGGGATACGATAGCGGTGGATACAGGCAGTACCTGTTATGCATTTGCCAAGCATCTGGGTACTAAAAAGGATCTTCGCGTCGTAACCAACGACTTAAGCATTGCCGCTCTGCTTGACCAGTTTGAGGATGTTACGGTTTATTTCATCGGAGGTGTCATCCGCAAGCATTATAATTGTACCATAGGCAGCTTTGGTACCGCACCGTTTCAGGATCTGGTTGTGGACAAGGCAATTATGGGTACAAACAGTTTTACTCTGGCAAAGGGTGCGACAACCCCGGACGTGGGACAGGCGGAGATGAAAAAGCTTCTTGTGTCAATATCGGATAAGGTTTTCATCCTGGGAAGCAGTGATAAAATCGGCCGGAATTCGTTTGTGACCTTTGCGGAAAGTAATCAGATAGATGTGATCATTACGGATGGAGCGATCAGTAAGGCATATAAAGAAAGCATAGAAGACAGTGGTATTGAATTGGTAATTGCTGAATAA
- a CDS encoding MurR/RpiR family transcriptional regulator produces MQLHFPALPEELTSADQKIIEYISSHTDVFLFMTIGQLSACLGLSVATVSRFARHVGCKDFKELKHVVIQQSTEHKPVQK; encoded by the coding sequence ATGCAGCTGCATTTTCCGGCTTTGCCGGAAGAACTGACCAGCGCAGATCAAAAAATTATAGAATATATCAGCAGCCATACCGACGTATTTTTATTTATGACCATCGGTCAGCTGTCAGCCTGTTTGGGACTGTCGGTTGCCACGGTTTCCCGTTTTGCACGTCATGTGGGCTGCAAGGATTTTAAGGAGCTTAAGCATGTAGTAATACAGCAAAGTACGGAACACAAGCCTGTGCAAAAATAG
- the pdxS gene encoding pyridoxal 5'-phosphate synthase lyase subunit PdxS produces MSEQYELNKNLAQMLKGGVIMDVITPEQARIAEQAGACAVMALERIPADIRAAGGVSRMSDPKMIRGIQASVSIPVMAKVRIGHFVEAQILEAIEIDYIDESEVLSPADDIYHIDKTKFRAPFVCGAKDLGEALRRIAEGASMIRTKGEPGTGDVVQAVRHMRKIQSEIRRLTALRADELFEAAKQLASPLNLVKWVAQNGKLPVVNFAAGGVATPADAALMMQLGAEGVFVGSGIFKSGNPEKRAAAIVKAVTNFNDAKLIAELSEDLGEAMVGINEQEIALLMAERGK; encoded by the coding sequence ATGTCAGAGCAATATGAACTCAATAAAAATCTGGCTCAAATGCTAAAGGGCGGCGTAATCATGGACGTCATCACCCCGGAACAAGCGCGAATAGCGGAACAAGCGGGTGCATGTGCGGTGATGGCTTTGGAGCGGATTCCCGCCGACATTCGGGCAGCAGGCGGCGTTTCCCGGATGAGCGACCCTAAAATGATTAGAGGGATTCAGGCATCGGTTTCCATTCCTGTAATGGCAAAAGTACGCATTGGGCATTTTGTGGAAGCGCAAATTCTGGAGGCCATCGAAATCGACTACATAGACGAAAGCGAAGTGCTTTCTCCGGCAGATGACATCTATCACATTGACAAAACCAAATTCCGCGCCCCCTTTGTCTGCGGTGCGAAAGACTTAGGAGAAGCATTGCGCCGCATTGCCGAGGGCGCATCGATGATTCGTACTAAGGGCGAGCCAGGGACTGGCGATGTAGTGCAGGCCGTGCGGCATATGCGGAAAATTCAAAGCGAAATACGGAGACTCACTGCATTGCGGGCGGATGAATTATTTGAAGCCGCGAAACAACTGGCTTCCCCATTGAATCTGGTAAAATGGGTGGCACAGAACGGCAAACTTCCTGTGGTGAACTTTGCCGCCGGAGGCGTGGCGACACCTGCTGATGCCGCGCTGATGATGCAGCTGGGAGCGGAAGGTGTGTTTGTGGGTTCTGGTATCTTTAAATCCGGCAATCCAGAAAAACGTGCCGCCGCCATTGTAAAAGCTGTTACCAATTTTAATGATGCAAAGTTAATCGCAGAACTTAGCGAAGACTTGGGCGAAGCGATGGTAGGTATCAACGAGCAGGAAATCGCCCTTTTGATGGCGGAACGTGGAAAGTAG
- the pdxT gene encoding pyridoxal 5'-phosphate synthase glutaminase subunit PdxT, which produces MRIGILALQGAFTEHEKMLSKLGADSFEIRQRADFTEAISGLILPGGESTVMEKLMRESELKEPILQMIQRGIPVMGTCAGMILLAKTVIGGESHLACMDITVERNAYGRQLASFKTESKFGGTGIIPMVFIRAPYVADAGQGVEVLAKVDGKIVAAREKNMLACAFHPELTEDTTVHSYFLHMCR; this is translated from the coding sequence ATGAGGATTGGAATACTTGCCCTGCAGGGGGCGTTTACAGAGCATGAAAAGATGTTGTCCAAACTAGGGGCAGACAGCTTTGAAATCCGGCAGCGGGCAGATTTTACCGAAGCAATAAGTGGCTTAATTCTGCCCGGCGGCGAAAGCACGGTGATGGAAAAGTTGATGAGGGAATCAGAATTAAAGGAGCCAATTCTTCAAATGATTCAGAGAGGAATCCCTGTGATGGGTACTTGCGCCGGTATGATTCTGCTGGCGAAGACGGTTATCGGAGGAGAAAGCCATCTTGCTTGTATGGACATTACAGTGGAGCGCAACGCATACGGGAGACAGCTGGCCAGTTTCAAAACTGAATCAAAATTTGGCGGCACTGGAATCATTCCAATGGTGTTTATCCGTGCGCCATATGTTGCTGATGCTGGCCAGGGGGTGGAGGTTTTGGCAAAGGTTGATGGAAAAATCGTAGCTGCCCGGGAAAAGAATATGCTTGCTTGTGCGTTCCATCCGGAGTTGACGGAAGATACGACCGTTCATTCTTACTTTTTACACATGTGTAGATAA
- a CDS encoding MutS family DNA mismatch repair protein — translation MYQTYELEIRQRESEHEEYDKLADIVGRFKLIWIVMLGYTIYNAWTNHFPLRFIVLLLVEAVFFIIACIYHRKLFQRIAYEEGLIAIAKKNLCRMSGEWRTFDDIGEEFIDYNHSYAMDLDIVGRNSLFQFLNSTNTYYGRLRFAQDLLNPNYSTKDIQMRQESISELSDDYPWSSHLEYYFSKIGIDRSFPTLISELECKNTFIKSKLLQRLLDIFRVLTCGSIIFSILTKNRYGILVAGSLILFQLFLWGIGFLRANRYVGIMRKIPYKIFRYDDVIQEIVEKEFCSSRLKKIKSILHSAKEAIQDLSKISSNISQRQNGIACLFLNAIWLWDYKNAVDLDIWKRKHGDSVAMWFSTMGELESLLSLANLPRNCTVTGLPIISPQPNTIRAKNLGHPLLNNNNRVSNDLELDNHIFIISGSNMSGKTTFMRTVGINMILASTGSYVCADHMIFSRMKVMTSMRIVDALTEEISTFYAELKRIKEIIDAAQVNENILFLIDEIFRGTNSVDRLKGAEGVLQKLHILGICGIITTHDLEVCKLESAYLRINNYCFNERYSNNDIIFDYKMKKGVSETTNAQFLLKKVGII, via the coding sequence ATGTATCAAACATACGAACTTGAAATACGTCAAAGAGAATCAGAACACGAAGAATACGATAAATTAGCTGATATAGTAGGTAGATTCAAATTGATTTGGATAGTTATGCTGGGGTATACCATTTATAATGCATGGACAAATCATTTTCCATTAAGATTTATTGTATTGTTGTTAGTAGAAGCGGTCTTTTTTATAATTGCCTGCATCTATCATAGAAAACTATTTCAACGTATCGCATATGAGGAGGGTCTTATTGCTATTGCAAAAAAGAACTTGTGCCGCATGTCAGGAGAATGGAGAACATTCGATGACATAGGGGAAGAGTTTATTGATTATAACCATAGCTATGCAATGGATTTAGATATTGTTGGCAGGAACTCCTTGTTTCAGTTTTTGAACAGTACAAACACTTATTATGGAAGATTAAGGTTTGCTCAAGACTTGTTAAATCCTAATTATTCAACAAAGGATATACAAATGAGGCAAGAGTCAATTTCAGAATTGAGCGATGATTATCCCTGGAGTAGTCACTTAGAATACTACTTTTCAAAAATCGGTATAGATAGGTCATTTCCCACGCTTATTTCAGAATTGGAGTGTAAAAATACCTTCATCAAAAGTAAGCTTTTACAACGTTTGCTGGATATTTTCCGTGTACTCACTTGTGGGTCAATCATTTTTTCTATATTAACAAAGAACAGATACGGTATACTTGTTGCAGGTTCACTGATTTTGTTTCAACTTTTCCTTTGGGGAATTGGCTTTCTTAGAGCAAATAGATATGTAGGAATAATGAGGAAAATCCCTTATAAAATATTTAGATATGATGATGTTATTCAGGAAATTGTGGAAAAGGAATTTTGTTCTTCTCGGTTAAAGAAGATCAAATCAATTTTGCACTCGGCTAAAGAGGCAATACAAGATTTATCAAAGATATCAAGTAATATCAGTCAACGGCAAAATGGAATTGCTTGTCTCTTTTTGAATGCTATATGGCTATGGGATTATAAAAATGCCGTGGATTTAGATATCTGGAAACGTAAGCATGGTGATTCAGTGGCTATGTGGTTTTCCACTATGGGGGAATTGGAAAGCTTGTTGAGTTTGGCAAATCTGCCCCGTAATTGCACTGTTACTGGCCTTCCTATAATTTCCCCACAGCCGAATACCATAAGGGCTAAAAATTTAGGACACCCCCTTTTAAACAATAATAATAGGGTTAGCAACGATTTGGAACTAGACAATCATATTTTTATTATTTCCGGCTCCAATATGTCTGGAAAAACCACATTTATGAGAACTGTGGGAATTAATATGATTTTAGCGAGTACAGGAAGTTATGTATGTGCAGATCATATGATATTTTCAAGGATGAAAGTAATGACTTCTATGCGTATAGTGGATGCATTAACAGAAGAAATTTCCACATTCTATGCGGAACTAAAGCGAATTAAAGAAATTATAGATGCAGCGCAGGTGAATGAGAATATACTATTCCTGATTGATGAAATATTTCGGGGCACAAACTCTGTTGACAGGTTGAAAGGAGCAGAAGGTGTTCTTCAAAAACTTCATATACTTGGAATATGCGGTATCATTACGACACATGATTTAGAGGTTTGTAAATTAGAAAGTGCATACCTCCGTATTAATAATTATTGTTTTAATGAACGATATTCTAATAACGATATTATCTTTGATTATAAAATGAAAAAAGGAGTATCGGAAACAACCAACGCACAATTTCTTCTTAAAAAAGTTGGTATTATTTAA
- a CDS encoding dihydrofolate reductase family protein: MSVFFYGCITLDGYLADKNHNLDWLYQTGTIEETGYESFYKNMDITIMGKRTFNEIKNIGEIGGIYPITQNYVFTHAESLSAKEFIPIKCDVVEFVKQIERDKNIWIIGGNTILAPLLDHHLVDTMIIQIAPVLLGRGIPIFSQKEGLKRFCLKEVKKYGQFAELIYSKI; the protein is encoded by the coding sequence ATGAGTGTGTTTTTTTACGGTTGCATTACTTTGGATGGTTATCTTGCTGACAAAAACCATAACCTGGATTGGCTTTATCAAACTGGCACAATAGAAGAAACTGGTTATGAAAGCTTCTACAAAAACATGGATATTACTATAATGGGTAAAAGAACATTTAATGAAATAAAAAACATAGGAGAAATCGGCGGTATTTATCCTATTACTCAAAATTATGTTTTTACACATGCTGAAAGCTTATCGGCTAAGGAATTTATTCCTATAAAGTGTGATGTTGTTGAATTCGTGAAACAAATAGAGAGGGATAAAAATATTTGGATTATCGGAGGAAATACAATATTGGCCCCTCTGCTTGATCATCATTTGGTTGATACCATGATAATTCAGATCGCCCCTGTGTTATTAGGGAGGGGAATACCAATATTTTCACAAAAAGAAGGGTTAAAGCGATTTTGCTTAAAAGAAGTAAAAAAATACGGACAATTTGCAGAATTAATTTATAGTAAAATATAG
- a CDS encoding DUF6143 family protein has translation MDNYICSHDTCILPKKVDVSIELYKSLQGVYFIGYADNLTFGNNTSAWARLYNPSHSRVNLYVNVWTVTDISEAPYRAQFWFNATPPGTPTDSDLVTPTNTAIIPLPKTKIKLQYASNVEGDPSGGIKAFVRRAQPETTLVETENGKLIFPPGGSLLIFLSTPEAPTSSASGRIAFGWWEESIYETCII, from the coding sequence ATGGATAACTATATATGCAGTCATGATACGTGCATATTACCCAAAAAGGTGGATGTTTCAATAGAACTCTACAAGTCTCTGCAAGGGGTATACTTTATTGGCTATGCAGATAACTTAACTTTTGGCAACAATACAAGCGCGTGGGCGAGGTTATATAATCCGAGTCACTCTCGGGTTAACTTATATGTAAATGTATGGACTGTTACAGATATTTCGGAAGCACCTTACCGCGCCCAGTTCTGGTTCAATGCAACTCCACCGGGCACACCAACAGATTCGGATTTGGTAACGCCTACCAATACTGCCATTATTCCTCTACCAAAAACAAAAATAAAGCTACAGTATGCCTCAAACGTTGAGGGGGATCCATCAGGAGGCATAAAAGCGTTTGTTCGCAGAGCTCAACCGGAAACAACATTAGTTGAGACTGAAAATGGTAAATTAATATTCCCGCCCGGAGGTTCTTTATTGATATTCCTGTCTACTCCGGAAGCTCCCACCTCGTCTGCCTCAGGTAGGATAGCTTTTGGCTGGTGGGAAGAAAGCATTTATGAAACGTGTATTATATGA
- a CDS encoding winged helix-turn-helix domain-containing protein, giving the protein MITLTNKQARNFMLLKHGLLGDHKFNGKQGVFEFVRQAGCIQFDPVDSCGKNAELTLQSRVKDFTKQTLYELLYNDRILVDYPDKNLSIIPTEDWPYFERYRNAAREGGRRFKELRELESSTKDYIQANGSVGSDNLPIKGSIHWHSSIHWSGNWSGDTNASRAVLEQLYSTGELIIHHKKGSRKYYDLTHKHLPAELLDIPDPLPDEFEHQKWRILRRIGAVGLLWNRSSDAWLNIWGLKTPQRTEMFKELLDEGKILQVSVDGLKDILFCQAEDLSLIDTVLQTDTYKPRCELIAPLDCMMWDRKLIRALFDFEYTWEIYTPADKRKYGFYVLPMLYGNRFIGRLEAVADIKKSTLVIKNIWYEDGIRQTKKLQEAIIGCLKRFAKFNECDVIDFAYLDV; this is encoded by the coding sequence ATGATCACGTTAACTAACAAACAGGCAAGAAATTTTATGCTTCTCAAACACGGGCTTCTGGGCGATCACAAATTTAACGGAAAACAGGGCGTCTTTGAATTTGTGCGCCAGGCAGGCTGTATTCAGTTTGATCCGGTTGATTCCTGTGGAAAGAATGCGGAGCTTACGCTGCAGTCCCGTGTCAAAGACTTTACGAAGCAAACGCTTTATGAACTGCTGTATAACGACCGAATACTTGTGGATTATCCCGATAAAAATCTTTCCATCATTCCCACAGAAGACTGGCCGTATTTTGAACGTTATCGGAATGCTGCACGGGAAGGCGGACGGCGTTTCAAAGAACTGAGGGAGCTGGAATCAAGCACGAAGGATTACATCCAGGCGAACGGATCGGTCGGCTCTGATAATCTCCCCATAAAAGGCAGCATACACTGGCACTCTTCCATTCATTGGAGCGGTAATTGGAGCGGCGATACCAACGCGTCACGGGCGGTGCTGGAGCAGTTATATTCTACCGGTGAGCTGATCATTCACCATAAAAAAGGATCTCGGAAGTATTACGACCTCACCCATAAACATCTGCCTGCCGAACTCCTCGACATTCCTGACCCGCTGCCGGATGAATTTGAGCATCAAAAATGGCGTATTCTTCGGCGGATAGGCGCGGTAGGGCTTCTATGGAATCGTTCTTCCGATGCATGGTTAAATATTTGGGGGCTTAAAACTCCTCAAAGAACTGAAATGTTCAAAGAATTGCTTGACGAAGGGAAAATTCTGCAAGTCAGTGTAGACGGCTTAAAAGATATTCTTTTCTGCCAGGCAGAGGATTTATCTCTTATAGATACTGTACTACAAACCGATACTTATAAACCACGCTGTGAACTGATTGCACCGCTTGACTGCATGATGTGGGACAGAAAGTTGATCCGTGCATTATTTGACTTTGAATATACCTGGGAAATCTATACTCCGGCTGACAAACGTAAATATGGTTTTTATGTTTTACCGATGCTTTATGGCAACCGTTTTATCGGACGTCTGGAAGCAGTCGCTGACATAAAGAAGAGTACGCTGGTTATCAAAAACATCTGGTATGAGGATGGAATCAGGCAAACAAAAAAGCTACAGGAAGCCATTATTGGCTGTTTGAAACGATTTGCTAAGTTTAATGAGTGTGATGTAATTGATTTTGCGTATCTGGATGTATGA